One window of Agarivorans sp. Alg241-V36 genomic DNA carries:
- the accD gene encoding acetyl-CoA carboxylase, carboxyltransferase subunit beta: MSWLEKILPKSKSASGKRRNIPEGVWTKCASCEQTLYRAEVERNHNVCPKCDHHMRIGARDRLEAFLDQDGREELAGDLEPRDKLKFKDSKKYKDRIASAQRNTGEKDALVVMKGELKGLPVVACAFEFAYMGGSMGSVVGARFVAAVDKCLAENRALICFSASGGARMQEALFSLMQMAKTSAALAKMREKGLPYFSVLTDPTMGGVSASFAMLGDINIAEPKALIGFAGPRVIEQTVREKLPEGFQRSEFLLEKGAIDIIIDRRNMRDRIAGMASKMMGIVSTDTEVLVEAIDADEELGTTISANEKE, translated from the coding sequence ATGAGTTGGTTAGAGAAAATTCTTCCGAAAAGTAAAAGTGCTTCTGGTAAGCGACGCAATATTCCAGAAGGTGTGTGGACGAAGTGTGCTTCTTGTGAGCAAACTTTATACCGTGCAGAGGTAGAACGTAACCACAATGTTTGCCCTAAGTGTGACCACCATATGCGTATTGGCGCGCGTGACCGCTTAGAAGCCTTCCTAGACCAAGATGGTCGTGAAGAATTGGCTGGAGATTTAGAGCCTCGCGATAAGCTCAAGTTTAAAGACAGCAAAAAATATAAAGACCGTATTGCCAGCGCTCAACGCAATACTGGTGAAAAAGACGCACTAGTAGTAATGAAAGGTGAACTTAAAGGTTTACCAGTAGTGGCTTGTGCCTTTGAATTTGCCTATATGGGTGGTTCTATGGGGTCGGTAGTGGGCGCACGTTTTGTCGCTGCTGTGGATAAGTGTTTAGCTGAAAATCGCGCTTTGATTTGTTTTTCTGCCAGTGGCGGCGCGCGTATGCAAGAAGCGTTATTTTCACTAATGCAAATGGCGAAAACCTCGGCTGCTTTAGCCAAAATGCGCGAAAAAGGTTTACCTTATTTCTCAGTACTTACTGACCCAACCATGGGCGGTGTGTCTGCAAGCTTTGCTATGTTGGGTGATATCAATATTGCCGAGCCTAAAGCTTTAATTGGTTTTGCTGGTCCTCGAGTTATCGAACAAACGGTTCGAGAAAAATTGCCCGAAGGCTTTCAACGCAGCGAGTTCTTACTAGAAAAAGGCGCTATCGACATCATTATTGACCGACGCAATATGCGTGATCGCATTGCTGGAATGGCTTCAAAAATGATGGGCATTGTAAGCACCGATACTGAAGTATTGGTTGAAGCTATCGATGCTGATGAAGAACTAGGAACGACTATTTCTGCTAACGAAAAAGAATAA